Sequence from the Burkholderiales bacterium genome:
AAGCTGTGCAGGCGCGCGCAATCAACGAGGCGGAACAGGCGGTCAGAAATTATTACGCGGCCGAAGACAACCTTACTTCTTACGATGCCTTGTTATCTGCCCAGCAGGTCCAGCTAACAGCGCTGCAAAGTGCCTTTGCTTTGGGTGAAGCCGATAGGCTGCAACTAACGCAGGCGCAGCGCGCATTTTACGCATATCGGCTAGCCGGGGAAGATCCGGTGATCAAGGTTCAACAATCAATCGGCCAGCTGGAAGATGCATTGCAGCGACCATTGTTGATTTCCGCCGACAAATGAAAGCCCGATTCGGAATTAGGCCGGTTATTGTTTTCGTTTCACTGATTGTCGCCGTTGCAATACTGGTCCTTGCGATGCTGCAGATTTGGCGCGGCAACGCGCTTAGCAAGGCCGTTGGGGACGGCAGCGTAAACTCTGATGTGCAACCTGGCGGTGCCGCGTCAAAAAACATATCGAGTGATAACCTCGCTCCCGGCGCATCAGCCGATAAGACTGCGGCGACAGGTGGTTTTGCATCGGTAAAGCTGAGCGCAGCAATGCAAGCCCAAAGCGGCATTAAGGCGGAACAGCTTGAAACAGCAAATTATCAGCCTGAAGCTGTGGCTTACGGCACCGTACTCGATTTGCAATCGCTAACCGGACTGCGTACCCGCTTCAACGCTGCCTTGGCCGAAGCCGAAATCGCGCGATCCGCGGTAAATGCATCGAAGCAGGAATATGAGCGTAGCAAGGCGCTTTACCAGGATAATCAAAATACATCCTTGAAAGCGCTGCAAATGGCAGAGCAGGCTTACTTAACCGATGAAGCCAGGCTGGCAGCAGCATCCTTGGCGGTTCAGGACATCAAAGGCTCTGCCCGCCAGCAATTCGGCGAACTGCTGGCGAGTTGGGCACTGGCACGACAATCGCCTGAATTTCAGAAATTTCTCGAGCGAGAGGAAGTCATCGTGCGAATCACGCTTCCGCCCGGTCTTAAAATTCCTGCACCGTCCAAGATCCGGCTTGTGGCAAATAATAATCCGCCCGTGATTGGGTACCTGGTTTCAGCGTCCCCGCAGAGCGATCCGGCAATACTCGGCACCGCATATTTCTATCGCACGGCGACGGTGCTTGCAGCGGGCACGCACGTGGCGGCGCATTTTGCGACATCACACCTGCTGCAGAAGGGGGTGTCTATTCCTGGCGCTGCCGTCGTCTGGTATGCCGGCCAGGCGTGGGCGTACGTGCAGCTGGATCAGGACCGCTTCGAGCGACGCCCAGTACCCGAGGACTATCTGCAAAATGGCGGATATTTTGTGACCCAGGGTTTTAAACCTGGGGATCGGGTAGTCGTAACGGGCACCCAGCTCGTGCTCTCCGAAGAACTCCGCTCGCAAATACAAACCGGTGAAAGCGAAGAGAACAATTAATCCCGCACAGCAATTCGGGTTCATTTTCAGTCAAGAATAACAGGAAGCAGCCATACTTTCCTCTATCGTCCGTTTTTCAGTTCGCTTTCGCGGCGTGGTCATTGCTTTGGCCTGCTTGATGCTCGGCTTCGGCATTTACACATTTTTCAAATCCAGACTGGACGTGTTTCCTGAATTCGCGCCCCCCTTGGTGGTTATACAGACCGAAGCACCGGGACTCTCCTCAGAACAAGTGGAAGTACTGGTAACCCAGCAGATCGAAAACGCGCTGCGCGGGACCATCGGCCTCGACACCATGCGTTCACAGTCGATTCAGGGGCTTTCTGTAATCAGCATGACGTTTAACAGCGGTACCAACATCTACCGCGCACGGCAGTTGGTCACAGAAAGGCTTAATGTGCTCGCAGGACAACTGCCCCGCGGGGTACAGTCACCCGCAATGACACCGCTTTCTTCTTCCGCCAACCAGTTGCTGGCAATCGGATTGACTTCCGATTCCCGTACTCCGATGGAACTTCGCACGATTGCTGATTGGACCGTAAAACCGGTGCTCCTGAGTGTGCCAGGTGTGGGCAGCGTTAGCGTATTCGGGGGAGAGGTAAAACAGCTTCAAGTGCAGATCGATCGGCGAAAACTCATGCTTTACAACCTGTCGATGCAGGATATTTTGACCACGGCGCGGCGCTCGACTGGAGTGCGCGGCGGGGGATTTCTTGAGAACGAAAACCAGCGCATCATCATCAACACGCAAAACGAGGACCTGACTCCCGCGCAATTGGCGCAGGTCGTCGTCCAGCAAAAAAACGGCGCCAGCATTCGGCTGGGCGATATCGGTGAAGTTGCTTACGGTGCGGCACCTGCCATCGGTGGCGCATTGGTCGAGGGACAGCCCGGCGTGATCATGATGATCAATAGCCAGTTTGGTGCTGACACGCTTACGGTATCGCAGGCCGTTGAAAAATCCCTGAAGAGCTTAAATCCGTTTTTTGCCGCCAACCGCGTGGTACTTCACCCCGACTTGTTCAGGCCTGCTAATTTTATTCTGGCGGCTATTAAAGGACTGAGCAGAGCTCTCTTGCTCGGCGCAACGCTGGTAGTGATTGTGCTGTTTTTATTCCTGTTCAATGTCCGCACCGCGTTCATTTCTGCAACGGCTATTCCGCTGTCGCTGCTTGGCGCCGTTATTGCTCTGCATTACCTGGATGTGAGCCTAAACACGATGACGCTCGGGGGCTTGGCGATTGCCCTTGGCGAAATCGTGGACGACGCCATTGTCGATGTGGAGAACATCTTCCGGCGGCTGCGGATAAACCGCACGCTGCCACATCCCCTGCCTGCTACTCAAGTCATCGTCAACGCTTCGGTTGAAGTGCGCAGCGCTGTGGTCTATGCCACCTTCATTGTGGCTCTCGTATTCACGCCGGTGCTGGCGCTTTCAGGGGTTGCCGGCAAGCTGTTCGCCCCGCTTGCGCTCGCTTATATCCTGGCGATTTTGACGTCGCTTGCTGTCGCATTGACGGTAACCCCGGCACTTGCTTACGCGATGCTGCAGCGCATGCGGTTTGCAACCGAGGACCCCTGGTTGATCCGCAAATTGAAAGCGGGATATGTAATCGCTATCAGTCAGGTTGAACGCCATACCAATGGCGTAATGGCGGGCGTTGCGTTGCTTTGCGTCGGCGCGCTGGCGGTGCTGCCGCTTTTCTCCGTACGGTTCCTGCCGGAGTTAAGGGAAGGGCATTACATCGTTCACATGACGGGGATACCGGGAACGTCTCTCGACGAGGCGCTGCGGCTGGGCGGAGAAGTCACTGCGGCGCTACAGAAACTTCCGGGCGTACGCTCGGTTTCGCAGCGCGCAGGCAGGGCTGAAAAATGGGTCGACACCACAGGAGTGCATGTCAGTGAATTTGACGTCGACCTCAAGCCGTCAAGCGGCGAGGAGCAAAGGCGATTGCTGAATCAGATACGGCAGACGCTCAGTCGAATCCCGGGAGTGGTTTTTACGGTACGGACATATCTCACCGAACGCATTGAAGAAACGATTTCCGGATACACGGCCCAGGTTATCGTGAATATTTTCGGCAATGATCTTGATGTGCTGGACCTGAAGGCCGCGCAAATCACAAAAATCCTGAGCAACATTCGCGGCGCCTCGGGCGTGCAAATGCAGTCCCCACAAGGCACTCCGCAGTTGGTGATACGCTTGCGGCCGGAACAGATGGCGCGCTGGGGCTTTACCCGCCTCGACGTGCTTGACTCCATCCAGGCCGCTTATGAAGGCGCAGTTGTTGGGGAAGTCTACGAGGGTAGCCGCATCGTCGATGTTTCCGTTTTATTGAACGCGGCATCGCGTCTTAATCCCACCGAGGTCGGTGCTCTGCCTCTGCGGACGCCTCAAGGCCTAATCATCCCACTGCATGAAGTCGCAGATATCTTCATGGCCTCGGGTCGCTATATTATTTTGCACAGCGGGGCCCAGCGGCTGCAGACGGTCACTGCCAACGTAATAGGCCGGGACGTACCGGGCTTTGTCGATGAAGCGCGCAAGCGCATAGATCGAGAAGTATCATTTCCCAGAAACTTTTACGCGGTTTTTACCGGTGAGGCGGAAGCGCAGACGCAATCGCAATGGGATCTGTTCGTCTACTCGATTATGGCGGGCGTGATCGTCATCGCCCTGCTTTTTTTGGCTTTGCGAAGCAGCAGGGCGCTGCTGCTGGTGATGGTCAATCTTCCTTTCGCCCTGGTCGGCGGTGTATTGATTGTTTGGGTCACTGGGGGGGAGCTCACCTTGGGCTCTCTGGTCGGTTTTGTCACCCTTTTCGGCATTACCCTGCGTAACTCCATCATGTTGATTTCCCATTACCAGCATTTGGTGAGCGCAGAAGAAATGACGTGGGGAATGGACGCCGCCATCCGCGGCGCGACCGAGCGCCTGGTGCCGATTTTTATGACCGCCCTGGTAACCGCGCTCGGGCTGCTGCCCCTTGCAATTCAGAGTGGAGAACCTGGAAACGAAATTGAGGGGCCCATGGCGACCGTCATCCTCGGCGGACTTATCACGTCCACGCTGTTAAACCTGTTTGTCTTGCCTGCTCTCGCATTGCGCTACGGCCGGTTCGCTCAGACCGGTTGACGCGCTTTAATCCCTGTTCGCACGGGATGTGGAAAGCCTTGGGTGAAGCAACGTTTTTCTTTTTATCGCCTCGCTGTTTAATCGAGATCGTTTTTCTTCTTAATGGACTCCAGCGAGTAGCGAATCCCGACAAATCCGGCAATCGGCGCGCCCGACCCCACAAATAGCTCCGGTCTTCCAAATGCGTTGTTGGGATCAAAGTTGTTCGGACCGGTGAAGAAATTGCTGCCGAGTATGCCCATATTGGCGTATTTCTTGTCGAACAAATTGTTAACGTTCGCGAAAAACTGCAATCGCGGCAAAATTTCATAGGTGGCATTCAAATTGACCACTGCGTAACCGCCAACCGTGCCTTGGGGATCGAGATTGTTCTCGTCGCCGCGGGCGATCTGGCTGCTGTACGCCTGCATGCTTGCACCGACGACGAATTTGTCGGTGAACGAATAGTCCACTCGCGCCTTGAAATTATGGCGGGGAATCCCGGGAATGCGATTGCCAGAGGTTACCAGAATCTGTCCATTGGCGTCTGCAGTGGTGTTATTGGGGCTGCTCTCGAGAAACGGGGTTTGGAAGGTAGCATTGATATAGCTGTAGTTGGCAGCAAAGGACAAACGACCCCGCTTAGTGCTAAATCCCATTTCAAGGCCTTGGCGCAGCGTGTCGCCGACATTTTGGAAGAATCCCGTGCTGATAGTGCTGCTGATAAACTCGATGTCATTCGAAAGTTTGGTGGAAAATAAACCCATTCTCCAGGCGGTATCCCCGCCAATTTGCCCGCGCGCGCCGACTTCCCAGGTTCTGGAAACGACCGCCTTGAGCGGCGGGTCGGATATAAAAGCGTTAGGCAGGCTGCACGGAGCGCTTGGGTTGGAACAGGTGAGTTCAACCGGTGTCGGCGCCCGCATTCCCTCGCTGTAGCTGGCGTAGGCGGTCAACGCTTTATTGGGGTTATAGTTCACGCCCGCCGCCGGGTTGAAGCGCGTATACGTGTTGTCGCCAGCCAGCGATGGGTTAAGCCCGGTCAAATCCCCGAGTTTGACCTTGGCGTAATTGTAGCGGCCTGAGGCGGTGAAATTGATTTGATTGGTCATCGAGAAGTTATTGTTAAAGTAAGCGCCGTAATAGTAGTTGTTGCCCTGGACATTGTTGATCAAGCTAAAAGGTGTCAGCAATATCGCGTTGGTGTTCCCATCAGGAGTAATGCCCGCCTCCTGCTCTGATTGCGTGAGAGTGGTGCTCCCCAGATCCATGCTGCCGCCCGCAGTGAATTGATTGTTATGATTGAAGAGATTTCCCAGATAGCTGTATTGCAACGTACCCCCGTACGAATTTGTATCGATGCTTGTCTGCTCATTCAATCCCGGGGCGTTGCCTGGCGCGACCGGAAGGGTGGGATCGAAATCGTCATTGGTATTGCTTTCGAAGTTGTTCTGGTCAAGCTGACGGTAATAGGCGTTGGCTGTTACTAAATTATTATCGGTGAAGAAATGACTGGCCTTGAGGTTAAAAAAGTTGAGCTTGTTCTTGGTGATGTCAGGAAAAGTGTAGACCGAATCCGAATTCACGTTATAGAAGGATGTGGGAATGGTTTGTGCCCCTTGCAGGTTGTTCGATGCGCCGGTGTAAATCAGATCGATGTCGGTGGTGCTGTCCTGGTAGCCAACTTTGCCGAACCACTGCTGCACCGTGCTTGAGCTCGCATCATGATCGTGAAAGCCATCCGAGCTGAAATAGTTGCCTGTCAAAAAGTAATCCATGCGCTCCCCGTGCCCGCCCGCTTGCACGTTAACGGTGTTGGTGCCGAAGGAACCGCCGTAGCTTTCGATCGAGTACCCCGGATATTCAAAACCGGATTTGGTCTGTATTGCCAGAGCGCCGCCGAGCGTGTTGAGGCCGAACAGCGGATTGGAACCAGGCAGGAGATTGATGCTGGAGATCGCCGATTGCGGAATCAAGTCCCAGTTCACTGTGTCACCGAACGACTCGTTGACCCGTACACCGTCCTGAAATACGGAAAGTCCCTGTGGCGTCCCGAGCAACGGCGAGGCGGTGAACCCACGGAAATCCACATCGGGCTGAAACGGATTGCCTTGCGACGCATTGATGTTGACGCTGGTGAGATTCTGCTCGAGGAATTGTGTCATGTCCTGCGTATGCTGTTGCTGCATTTGCGCGCCGGTGGCCGCCTGAACGTTGGACGGAACCTGGCTTATTGGCGTCCCGATGCTGGGTAAAGGCGTCGTTCCGATCACTTCGACCGACGGTGCTTCAAGTTCAGTGGCCGGGTTTTCCGGTTGTTCCGCCAGGGCAGGTGCCGCCAGGAAGCCGGCGATGACGAAGGCTTTCCTTACCAGTTGATTGGTTTGCATCCTTCCTCCCGATGTTACTCATTACGACGGGCACAACCGTCGTTTTTTTATGAACTGAGCCATTATCTGCCTCACCATTCGGGAATAATTCCTGATATTCAGGCGCAATGTTCTCAAATCAGGACTGCTTAGAGACTGGGGAGAGGACGTGGAGAAACGCTAGTTGACACCTGTTGGCTGGACAACAGCTATTAGAATTGGAATACTCGGCTACTTGAACGATTGGTACTGGGGTTTTAAACAAGAGAGCACGGTGAATTTCCCGCATCTATTGCGTTTCCTCTGGATACGGCCTGCGTGGTGGCGGGATTCACTCATCGTTGTCGTCCTTACCCTGGTAACCTATGGTATATCGATCAAATATGAATTAAGCGAGAAGCTGGTACCCCTTACTCGTTCCTTCGAAAAATACCAGCTCGATGAACTTCCCCTAGTGCTGATTGTAATGCTGTTGTCGATGGTATGGTTTTCATGGCGCAGGCGGAAAGAGGCGGGCATGGAGCTTTCCAGGAGAAGGGCGGTTGAAACCGAACTGGAGAAAAGCGAGCGC
This genomic interval carries:
- a CDS encoding metal transporter — translated: MKARFGIRPVIVFVSLIVAVAILVLAMLQIWRGNALSKAVGDGSVNSDVQPGGAASKNISSDNLAPGASADKTAATGGFASVKLSAAMQAQSGIKAEQLETANYQPEAVAYGTVLDLQSLTGLRTRFNAALAEAEIARSAVNASKQEYERSKALYQDNQNTSLKALQMAEQAYLTDEARLAAASLAVQDIKGSARQQFGELLASWALARQSPEFQKFLEREEVIVRITLPPGLKIPAPSKIRLVANNNPPVIGYLVSASPQSDPAILGTAYFYRTATVLAAGTHVAAHFATSHLLQKGVSIPGAAVVWYAGQAWAYVQLDQDRFERRPVPEDYLQNGGYFVTQGFKPGDRVVVTGTQLVLSEELRSQIQTGESEENN
- a CDS encoding efflux RND transporter permease subunit, producing MLSSIVRFSVRFRGVVIALACLMLGFGIYTFFKSRLDVFPEFAPPLVVIQTEAPGLSSEQVEVLVTQQIENALRGTIGLDTMRSQSIQGLSVISMTFNSGTNIYRARQLVTERLNVLAGQLPRGVQSPAMTPLSSSANQLLAIGLTSDSRTPMELRTIADWTVKPVLLSVPGVGSVSVFGGEVKQLQVQIDRRKLMLYNLSMQDILTTARRSTGVRGGGFLENENQRIIINTQNEDLTPAQLAQVVVQQKNGASIRLGDIGEVAYGAAPAIGGALVEGQPGVIMMINSQFGADTLTVSQAVEKSLKSLNPFFAANRVVLHPDLFRPANFILAAIKGLSRALLLGATLVVIVLFLFLFNVRTAFISATAIPLSLLGAVIALHYLDVSLNTMTLGGLAIALGEIVDDAIVDVENIFRRLRINRTLPHPLPATQVIVNASVEVRSAVVYATFIVALVFTPVLALSGVAGKLFAPLALAYILAILTSLAVALTVTPALAYAMLQRMRFATEDPWLIRKLKAGYVIAISQVERHTNGVMAGVALLCVGALAVLPLFSVRFLPELREGHYIVHMTGIPGTSLDEALRLGGEVTAALQKLPGVRSVSQRAGRAEKWVDTTGVHVSEFDVDLKPSSGEEQRRLLNQIRQTLSRIPGVVFTVRTYLTERIEETISGYTAQVIVNIFGNDLDVLDLKAAQITKILSNIRGASGVQMQSPQGTPQLVIRLRPEQMARWGFTRLDVLDSIQAAYEGAVVGEVYEGSRIVDVSVLLNAASRLNPTEVGALPLRTPQGLIIPLHEVADIFMASGRYIILHSGAQRLQTVTANVIGRDVPGFVDEARKRIDREVSFPRNFYAVFTGEAEAQTQSQWDLFVYSIMAGVIVIALLFLALRSSRALLLVMVNLPFALVGGVLIVWVTGGELTLGSLVGFVTLFGITLRNSIMLISHYQHLVSAEEMTWGMDAAIRGATERLVPIFMTALVTALGLLPLAIQSGEPGNEIEGPMATVILGGLITSTLLNLFVLPALALRYGRFAQTG
- a CDS encoding TonB-dependent receptor codes for the protein MQTNQLVRKAFVIAGFLAAPALAEQPENPATELEAPSVEVIGTTPLPSIGTPISQVPSNVQAATGAQMQQQHTQDMTQFLEQNLTSVNINASQGNPFQPDVDFRGFTASPLLGTPQGLSVFQDGVRVNESFGDTVNWDLIPQSAISSINLLPGSNPLFGLNTLGGALAIQTKSGFEYPGYSIESYGGSFGTNTVNVQAGGHGERMDYFLTGNYFSSDGFHDHDASSSTVQQWFGKVGYQDSTTDIDLIYTGASNNLQGAQTIPTSFYNVNSDSVYTFPDITKNKLNFFNLKASHFFTDNNLVTANAYYRQLDQNNFESNTNDDFDPTLPVAPGNAPGLNEQTSIDTNSYGGTLQYSYLGNLFNHNNQFTAGGSMDLGSTTLTQSEQEAGITPDGNTNAILLTPFSLINNVQGNNYYYGAYFNNNFSMTNQINFTASGRYNYAKVKLGDLTGLNPSLAGDNTYTRFNPAAGVNYNPNKALTAYASYSEGMRAPTPVELTCSNPSAPCSLPNAFISDPPLKAVVSRTWEVGARGQIGGDTAWRMGLFSTKLSNDIEFISSTISTGFFQNVGDTLRQGLEMGFSTKRGRLSFAANYSYINATFQTPFLESSPNNTTADANGQILVTSGNRIPGIPRHNFKARVDYSFTDKFVVGASMQAYSSQIARGDENNLDPQGTVGGYAVVNLNATYEILPRLQFFANVNNLFDKKYANMGILGSNFFTGPNNFDPNNAFGRPELFVGSGAPIAGFVGIRYSLESIKKKNDLD